The following proteins come from a genomic window of Acomys russatus chromosome 17, mAcoRus1.1, whole genome shotgun sequence:
- the Rpl30 gene encoding 60S ribosomal protein L30 — translation MVAAKKTKKSLESINSRLQLVMKSGKYVLGYKQTLKMIRQGKAKLVILANNCPALRKSEIEYYAMLAKTGVHHYSGNNIELGTACGKYYRVCTLAIIDPGDSDIIRSMPEQTGEK, via the exons atggtggccGCAAAGAAGACG AAAAAGTCTCTGGAGTCGATCAACTCTAGGCTCCAGCTTGTGATGAAAAGTGGCAAGTATGTCCTGGGGTACAAACAGACTCTGAAGATGATCAGACAAGGCAAAGCGAAATTGGTTATCCTCGCTAACAACTGCCCAGCCTTGAG GAAATCTGAAATAGAGTACTATGCCATGTTGGCTAAAACTGGTGTCCATCACTACAGTGGCAATAATATTGAATTGGGCACAGCGTGTGGAAAATACTACAGAGTATGCACACTGGCTATCATTGACCCAG gtgATTCTGATATTATTAGAAGCATGCCAGAACAGACTGGTGAAAAGTAA